One genomic segment of Hordeum vulgare subsp. vulgare chromosome 2H, MorexV3_pseudomolecules_assembly, whole genome shotgun sequence includes these proteins:
- the LOC123425665 gene encoding uncharacterized protein LOC123425665, whose product MVSSFATELLEISSKEPSPSLHMLVVPSNLGIVGFYKDFVEALYKDLGGQASVTAIGHISHGQKVMHIFLQVDSYRHIEIDKGWLHQSYIFMEDSSLITSSDHTSRTDDKLSHLEHVS is encoded by the exons ATGGTCTCGAG CTTCGCGACGGAGCTGCTCGAGATAAGTTCCAAGGAGCCTTCGCCGTCGCTCCACATGCTGGTCGTCCCTAGCAATCTAG GTATTGTTGGATTCTACAAGGACTTTGTCGAAGCCCTCTACAAAGACCTCGGTGGACAGGCATCTGTTACTG CGATAGGGCATATTTCACATGGGCAGAAGGTAATGCACATATTTCTTCAGGTTGATTCATATCGTCATATTGAAATCGACAAGGGATGGTTACATCAATCATATATATTTATGGAAGACAGTTCACTGATAACTAGCTCGGATCATACCTCCAGAACG gatgacaagttgtcgcatctcgagcatgtctcatag